A window of the Cannabis sativa cultivar Pink pepper isolate KNU-18-1 chromosome X, ASM2916894v1, whole genome shotgun sequence genome harbors these coding sequences:
- the LOC133032386 gene encoding secreted RxLR effector protein 161-like — translation MEEIPYAKAIGSVIYVMISTRPDIAYVVSTLSRFISNPGEDHWTGLKWLLRYLKTTSNYGLKFEKTGSTLKLEGFVNADYASNKDTRNSITSYCFQLNLCYINWKSQLQPVVALSTTEAEFMAITEAFKEATWINGILQEISMLKGKVSVFSDSQSAIHLSKNPVYHERSKHIDIRMFWIREKIEVGEIELEKVPTDENPADARTKVLPMSKFKHFMDLLNFGPV, via the coding sequence ATGGAAGAAATTCCTTATGCGAAAGCCATAGGAAGTGTCATATATGTTATGATAAGCACAAGGCCTGACATAGCATATGTTGTCAGCACATTGAGTAGGTTTATCTCCAATCCTGGTGAAGATCATTGGACTGGTTTAAAATGGCTTTTAAGGTATCTAAAGACAACCTCAAACTATGGTTTGAAGTTTGAAAAGACTGGTAGTACATTGAAGCTAGAAGGATTTGTTAATGCTGATTATGCATCAAACAAGGACACCAGAAATTCGATTACAAGCTACTGTTTCCAGTTGAATTTATGCTATATAAACTGGAAATCTCAGCTGCAACCTGTTGTTGCTTTGTCAACTACAGAAGCCGAGTTTATGGCCATAACAGAGGCCTTCAAGGAAGCAACATGGATCAATGGCATTCTGCAAGAAATCAGCATGTTGAAAGGAAAAGTTTCAGTATTTTCTGATAGTCAATCTGCAATTCACTTGAGCAAAAACCCAGTCTACCATGAGAGATCCAAACATATCGACATTAGGATGTTTTGGATCAGGGAAAAAATAGAAGTTGGAGAAATCGAATTAGAGAAAGTTCCTACAGATGAGAACCCTGCTGATGCAAGAACTAAGGTGCTGCCAATGAGCAAGTTCAAGCATTTCATGGACTTGCTCAACTTTGGACCTGTGTAA